DNA sequence from the Sphaeramia orbicularis chromosome 13, fSphaOr1.1, whole genome shotgun sequence genome:
TAGAGCTGCAAGCATTTTCATATGACATTTCTGTTTCATCACCCAATTCTATACTTTGTACCTGACTGAGGatctggacttaaacattgtgcaaagtacaacaaaaaaataatttaaaaaagaattCTGATTGAGGTAACATTAACTTAAACATTCTGCAGCGACAGTAGTTCACCACCTAAAACCCTTTTTAACCAAGTACATGAACCTCCGATGAAAACCCCATCCTAAATTAAACATACAAATTATACAAATAATTTAACAGTCTCTGTACTGGTATGTTTGTCAAAAGAAGATCACAACAATAGATGCAGTGCCCCTTAATGGCAATAAAGGCTTTCAAGGATGAAGTGTTATCATGATACAGAAAAACTGGCACAAAGTAATATGAAAGAACCACAAAACACAGCAAAGTAGAAGTATGAAcctaagtaaaaaagaaaaaaaaaaactctggttACTCACAATGTGTGAGTTTAATGTACAATATGAAGAACAGGTATACAAATAAAACTGCTACTATATATTGACCATCACATAGTAGTCACAGGAaatcaaaaataatgtaaaacataCGAGTTTGCTTATTTCATGTTACATTAAGTCAGAACAGCTCACATGAACCCTGATTGTTTACATTTAGATTTGACAGAGCGGTCAGATTTTGGCTTTAGCAAAAATACTGTAACAATTCTATGTACAATATGTGATAGAGAAGCAGGACTTTTACTTATGCTTAAGATGCTGGTCTAGGATCTGATTTAAAATATGCTGTTTACCAACGTTTTCACAAGTGTCAtcagcagtttgtttttgttttttttacacataggactcactttttcattttctcttcagCCAGTTTACCCTGTAATCATACAACAGTTAAACACTGCAATGTCCAATATTGTTAAGTATGAATTGGTCCTTTAAGGAATAAAAGTGATCAAATTAATTGGAATGAAAGATTATTGGTGGATATTTTAGATGTTCTTTCAGTTCATTTGACTGAAGTCGATATTGTTCTTTCAATATGGGTAACACATTGTGCAAGATCTAACGCTCATGAGGAATGTGTATTCAGCTGGGAAATAAAGCAACTGAAGTACAAAAAGCACACGTTTTTCTATAACTGCAGATTACAATAGCGTTCATCTGTGTAACTGTTGCATTTTCTAGTTCAATTTCCCTGCTTTGATTAAATAACAACAGGTCAAACAACATCGGCTGTGAAGTGATTCTGCTGGATGTCCTCAAAGTCAAGAGACATtgaaatgcttaaaaaaaaaaaaggcacaaagaactaaaaaaaattaaagaacaaAACACAGTCCAGGTCTGAGTCAAACTGACTAAACTTATTCATGGAGTTTAAAATAACATCAAATACCAGATTTTATGCTGTTTACCATCATTTAATTATTAAATATGCCTATTAGCCTAGATACTTCTAAATGAGACTGACAGACTAGTTCCTGTAACAGATATCTTGCATAAGAAATACATACTTTCCCTTTGTTATCCTTTGTAATAAAAAAAGCAACCATGACCTCTGCAGAGTGTGCAGTGCTGAGTTTACAGTCACTTAACAGACTTCTGTATAATGATGAGCTATATTTTGCTGGAATCCAGGGAAAAGTACAAATGCTGTAGAGCTTTAACCTATATTGGATACATCAGAgctttaaatatagaaaatatagcaATCTGGTACAGGTTATAATAAACCCTGATAAGTATTTTAAGGTACAATTTGACCCAGCTCTGGTTTGGTTAGGCTATATCAAGCAGCTGAATGTGCtttcacaagcaaaaaaaattcacacacaACAGTCTGTGTAATTGACTAAAATGTTTTAAGAGTTTCAAGACACTGTTGCACAAGAAATGATGATGTTGTATGTCTTCATATTTATGTACTTTAAGGTGACAGGTGACAGAGAGAGTAGCTAGAAACATATCAGCTAGGACAGGACCAGAAGAACTAAAACAGACCCATGGGATGATGGGATTATAGTGCGTCCAGTGTTTAGCCACAGTGGAGCAGAGATCCACCCACCAGAATCATTTACTGATGGTGAATGAAGTGATCACTGTTCGACTCTGCATCTCCACGCAGCAGGGCTTTGTTCCTGCAGCCGCCTCATTTTCTTCCCTAGCCACACCCACCAGGCTAAGCCaatcacaacacacaccacagactCCACATAGTAGCCGTCTAATGTGGTCACACAAACACCATCCTCCTTAACGCACAGCTAGAGATGGAAACACAGATTAAAGGAGAACAGTCAGTTTATACTTCCTGAGTAAGTAGAATTACACATTCAGGACAGGTTTATTCTGCTCTGCTCACTTACCCCCGCCTCCTCAACAGAGCCACAGCTTTGCCCAGGGGCCCCCTGACACTCCTTGTAGGTCAGTGGATCTACCATCCACAGAGCCACAGTGGAGGGCCAGTTCCCACCCAGATTAGTGACAGTGTTCAGGAGGGTCATGTAGGTCCCACCAATGAGAGGGTCACTCACTTTGGCATGGAAGGCCATACAGgccacatacatactgtacaacGCCACCTGGTGGAGAAACAAGGGAAATGTTACATTTCTCAACTTACGACTCAACCTCTCCTCAAAAGTTTTCATATTCTACAGAAAGAGTAATGACAGTACCAGCTAAAATACTATAGATATTTATGTAATAGTGACATCTGGGGCAGAGGTAAAGTTTCTAAATTCTACATCTTCATTTTCTGTTTGATGTTGACTTTTGTGATAACTATTATTTTTCAATCTGCTCTCCAGTAAAATGATGTTCCTCTGAACACCCAAAGGATGAAAAGAAAAAGACCAAGGGCTAGGTGGAGGTCAGCATAGATGAAATGGATCAACTGTGATTGTCTCAGGCAGTAATCAGAAAGATGGCACAAGATCCACAGGTTCGACAGCTTACGTGCCAAATGACAGGAAAATGATAATGGTGACGATGGTTCATAAATAAAAGCAGTTATAACTTCTTTCAGTGGCAAAATGAGCAACTACATTTTCTGCTCCATTATATGGGGATACGGAGGTGGGACTACAACCTGATACTCAAATTCAACAAATAAATGTTAGTGgtacaagaaacatttattttaactTAAACAAAATTTATCAAggtattgtgtttatttattcaaATTTACTGAGCTTTATACAAAATACTATTTGCACTTTTTGCTTTGAGATAATTTTGTTTTGAAATGTTTTCTTTAAAAGGTTCAATGTGTCTGGCAAAGGAAGTGAATAAACCACCACCCTATGCAGTGTCacctaaaaaacacaaatttcaaATGTTAACAGACAGAAACACTCCTTTGATCCCATAGCCATTGGCATTTTAAATAGCACTTTATAATTTAATTACTGTATTTCTATAATTGTCTGAGCTGTGTTTTTTATGAATTGTTATGTTGTGCTGTGTGTTTTATCAATGTTTTACTGCTCGCTGCACTGAGACTTGCCCCTCAGGGATACCAAAGATTCTTGATTAGTTTTGCTTTTCTGGCTCTATTGGGTGTGGGGGGGAGGGGGCGGGTTCGATAAAAATGCTGGTCCACAACCATACACAGAACATGAGAGAAATGCACCTTAGCAGTGGATACCACCTCCTATAAAATAAGATGATGCGTTTACCGGGCTACTGTGGAACATAATGGACTTCATGGAGGTGACACCCTCACTCTGTAGATATAAATGTCTCATAATAACAAAGAAAGTGGTTCGTATTTCAAGTAATTTACACCAGTACATGATGAATATTATTTGAAATTTCTGCTCTTCAATCCCCCTAAACTTTACACACTGGAACCTTATACAcatttaagttattttattatcaGCCTCTTTGATTACCAGTAACAGTGTCAGTATGATGTGAGATCCTGTCACATGTTAAAAGTTATATTAGAGGGACTGGGCTACAAGCAAGACAGAGAAACGCCAAACCTGATGCAGTGCGTAGCTAAGCAGCACTATGGCATAGTAGTAAACAGGAAAGCCTCCTTCTTGTTTTACACTGGGTGTCCACCAAACCAGCAGAGCGTACCCCAGCCCTATGAGCAACCTGAAACCACATAAAACAAACTCTCTGctagattttatttcattgggTCAAACCGTCAATGAGTCTGTCTACAACACACTCCATAAATACGtataatgtgtgtatttgtgactGTTTGTGTGTCACAACCTAAAAGGGAAGGCCTTGTAGAAGACGTCCAGGGGCCGGGGTCCTGCTGTGTATTTACTGATGACCACTGGTAGGAGGATCTGCAGAGGCACCATAGGTACTGCCAACAATGCCAGCTGCTCCTTGGGAACTCCCGCCTCCACTAGCTTCAAGCCTGTCACTGCATCGGCTGCAGAGAAGCCCACCTGAAACACACAGAGAAGAAAACAGTCATTTTTATGTACAAAGTAAACTCTGTAAGATTTCTAGTTTAAGTAAAGAGGCTGTGCAACCTTATTTCCCCCAAATGTCAACTCTTTGACAGTTAACCACAATAGTCCAGTAAAATAGAGACTCCAGACAGGGTGTTTTCaggtaaatacataaaaacacctCTAGAGGGTCAGTAAGTGATCACTGAGATCATTGTTTTATCCATAGAGTCCATAGACTTGTAAAGGGAAATGTTGCATATTTTGCCTTTAAATTGAGTATTATCAGCGACATTTGTAGTCAAGTGGATGCCTTGGGTTCCACAAAGATTACAAGTGCTACATCTTCAACAGTTCTACACTTTAGACAATCGGAAATAtatgttggagaaaaaaaattaacttgaTCAAATAACAGTCAAGTACTTTAGCCGTGAGTAGCAGGAAACAGAAGGTGAAGACTGTGGGCATCTTGATGATAGAGAACAGCAACTTGTAGGTCTCCATGACACCCTGTGTCTCCTCTTGCACTCTCCTCTTTCCTTTGCGAGGCTCGTTTTCCCCTTTAAATATGGCTACCAGTGTCGTGGAAACCAGGAAGACAAttccccaaaaaaacaaaaagtctgcAAGAAAGTAAGATGGCAATGTGTTATCTTTTAAGGGAATCACAAACATTGATACATGATAGCATTGTAGATAGTATGTTGTTTCTGAAAAACAATATATCTATTTTTTAATTTGTAGTTTACTTGCAAAGATTCATGGCACTCAcactttttttgttcaaagtacAGTGCACAAAAAGACTTTGATAAATGTAAATTAAGAACCCAGTGTTCTGACTGCATGAAAAAAATTCTAtatttttcctcacattttatgtatttggtgtttttaaaatttaaaaagtaatacATTACCTTGTTTACAGCACTGGACTACGCATAGActatatatttctttttatgGATATGAGTATCTGTTTATTTGATACTACTGCATTTAAGTCATTGTCTAAATCAAAGTTTTTTTGCAAAGTGGACCAAACATTCTTCCCTTTGattggaaaagacaaaaacctcCCCCTAGCGTTACCTGACAGAGTGACGATCCCTGTGTCCTTGGGCTCTATCCTGAGGTATTTGTTGCAAAAGTCAGCAGACTCCAGAGCCAAAAAGAGCACATTCCCAAGGAAGTAGCCTGCGGTCTGTCCTACAGAGTTGCATGTAGATGCATAGCCCACATTCTCTCTGGATAACATGGTCAAGGCCCAACCATCCACAGCTATGTCCTTACAGGGAGAGAAGACAGAGCCATTGGAAGGTGAGAAAAAAAGCTAACTTACTTGAACTATGTATCATTATGAATGTGTGTTTGCATTTTAGAGATTATAGAGATGTACCTGTGTGGCTGCCAGAAAGGCTAGCATAAAGAAAACTGCAGTAAGTGTTACAACATTTGGCCTCGCCTCATTCTGCAGCAGTGAATTCACTGTTACAGAAAGGCAGAGCATGAAGAGGCCAAGGAGGTACTGCGTGGGCACCAGCCATGACTTTCTGCAAAAATAGGTGGGAGGGGGAGGCAGCATGAAAACAATGATgtagaaagaaaaatatgttgaaagaaaataaaaactgtagCAGGAGAATAGACAATTCATATATACAAATTAAAATGTCATGGTAAAAAACAAATTCACATGCAAAGCAATATGCAAATGTCTTCCTACCTTCTACCAAACCTGCTGAAGTAGAGTGCGTCCACCAGAGGCGCCCAAAGCAGCTTGAGACTAAAAGGCCAGAAGACAAAGCTGAAGAAGGCTTGATCTTTATAGCTGACATTCCTGCTCTGTAGGATCAGAGGAATACTTCCAGCCAGTCCCAGAGGAATTCCTTGCAGCACATAAAGAAACAAAAGAAGCAGCACATTCCCTAACTCGCCACGAATGCCAGGCCGTACTCTGTGATATCTCCTTTCCTCGGAGTCTGACCCTTGGATAAGATCTTCCGCTTCCTCCTCTACATCTGGATCAGAGGAGGATGTGTCTCTTCTGAGAAGGTCCCTCATGTTTTCAGGAGGGTCGCTGGCACATGTCACTTTTCTCTGCCGCCCGTTCTTGTGTGTGATCGATTCTGAGAGCTCCATGATGGAGCCACGGGCATCAAACTGGCTTTGCCCTCAGCAAATCTGGAGATGAAGACAGACgtcctgaaacagacagaaactaAACTGACTGCAAACTACATGTCATATAGTCTCTAAAGCTTATATTGTTAAGTTTAATAtcaagcaacattaaaaatgactttttaGAAGGCATAACATAGATGGTGAGCAGGAGAGTTTTCAAGGTTATTGAAATGAAAGGAACATGTTGATTTTATTGTAAACGGTGCCATTATTTTTGCAAAGAAATGTTTTGAAAAATCTGCTATTATGAGGCCATTAAGCATCAACTGTGCCATAACAGTAACAGAAATGTCACAGTTGTGTTTTGGAGtttatggggggaaaaaaggatGCAGATAGTGTGAGATGAGTCACCAATTAAGGCTTATACAGTCAGGCTAATCATTGAGCACATAGAGCAATAAAATTAAGTTagcacaataaacatttgaaaacTTCTTACGGCCATCATCGACTTGGATCAGCGATTCTACCAAGACTTGAGAGGCACGAACTGGGTGTACTGTCATTGTACTTACATTAACAGGTGTAAAGGAAGGAAACAGCAAATTAAAATCACGTTGGCATTACAAGGATTTAGCGAAATGTAATTTATAGTTGATCAAATATGAAGGACATATATGAGATCATAAAGTAAAGTGAAAACACACGGATGAAAGCATGCATACCTGGTGATGGTGATAGCAGAATAAGCAACATGCCAAAAGCAAAACACAAACggctgaattacaccagaaatcaaAGCGAAAATGATTGTATGTTCGTTTATTCAATGGCAATCTGGCGGCAATttgataaaagcaaaaaaacacaagaaaatgacTACCGTAAGGCTTAAAACCGGTTACATCGGCTAACATCAACACAGGAGAGCCAGGAAGTACAGTGTGTGTAACTTTTAAATGCGTCCGGCATGTACAGATGACGTGTCAAAACCCACCTGGTTAAAGTTCCgcttttgtgaacatttacaGAAAGCACACATTCCTCATAGAAATTCGAGATGGAAATGGAGTAAACGCTGTAAGGCCGACAGTTCTAAGTATGCTACACAGAGGTAAATAACCGCATATAGACTGGTAACGACCGCAATGTTGGTATAGTACAGAAGGCAACTCATTTAGAAAATAATAGGCCAAA
Encoded proteins:
- the slc33a1 gene encoding acetyl-coenzyme A transporter 1 — translated: MELSESITHKNGRQRKVTCASDPPENMRDLLRRDTSSSDPDVEEEAEDLIQGSDSEERRYHRVRPGIRGELGNVLLLLFLYVLQGIPLGLAGSIPLILQSRNVSYKDQAFFSFVFWPFSLKLLWAPLVDALYFSRFGRRKSWLVPTQYLLGLFMLCLSVTVNSLLQNEARPNVVTLTAVFFMLAFLAATQDIAVDGWALTMLSRENVGYASTCNSVGQTAGYFLGNVLFLALESADFCNKYLRIEPKDTGIVTLSDFLFFWGIVFLVSTTLVAIFKGENEPRKGKRRVQEETQGVMETYKLLFSIIKMPTVFTFCFLLLTAKVGFSAADAVTGLKLVEAGVPKEQLALLAVPMVPLQILLPVVISKYTAGPRPLDVFYKAFPFRLLIGLGYALLVWWTPSVKQEGGFPVYYYAIVLLSYALHQVALYSMYVACMAFHAKVSDPLIGGTYMTLLNTVTNLGGNWPSTVALWMVDPLTYKECQGAPGQSCGSVEEAGLCVKEDGVCVTTLDGYYVESVVCVVIGLAWWVWLGKKMRRLQEQSPAAWRCRVEQ